A genomic stretch from Chitinophaga agri includes:
- a CDS encoding CehA/McbA family metallohydrolase domain-containing protein: MKVLLLPILPLFMALFAVAQVKVDLKDYHKANGAVVTQQGQSLLITWPAGNATKGKVVLDLTPAQPLFKTLSLGGQQISAGIDPAFVLTVGKRDLLSQNGWNIFFDKVPDRPYNSYPLTIKKTAVSVRTEGSRTIARIGPVSAGKFSGNLEVTFYNGSPLFNVAAVISTEAQAKAIVFDAGMMSKTPDWQQISWMNTRDSLQQAAVTTSDTARHLAVKYRAITAAGKQGAMTVFPPPHQYFYPLDEAFNLDFTWYGNQYRHMVNGYGIGIRQELQGDKRFVPWFNAPPGTQQRLNFFCLLSQEQDTAPFTAVKAFTHNDRYVQLPGFKTMSSHFHNEFVMNVIMAGKRVPEHPEFVQVFKDMGVDIVHLAEFHYTADPRGPDDKRLPQLKALFDLCEKQSDRSFLLLPGEEPNEFFGGHWLNFFPKPVYWVMSRKAEQPYVEDKPGYGKVYHVGNKEEMLQLLKDEQGLAWTAHPRTKGSVNTPDIYNHAAFFQSDRFMGAAWKAMPADLSQPRLGKRVLDLMDDMNNWGVKKTVMCEADLFTITPHNEMYAHMNVNYLMLDQLPAYKDSWLPVLNTMQHGRFFGSTGEVLMPSLQINGHVSGDSLQLPAGGLATIDLKLRWTFPMNFVEIISGDGEKVYREKIALTDTEAFGEKSFRFTSKLAGRKWVRVEAWDVAVNGAFSQTFWLL, translated from the coding sequence ATGAAGGTACTCTTATTACCCATTCTTCCACTATTCATGGCCCTTTTCGCCGTAGCACAGGTAAAGGTCGACCTGAAAGACTATCATAAAGCGAACGGTGCTGTAGTTACGCAACAGGGCCAGTCATTACTGATCACCTGGCCCGCAGGCAATGCAACAAAAGGAAAGGTCGTACTTGATCTCACTCCTGCCCAGCCGCTTTTTAAAACCCTGTCGCTCGGCGGGCAACAGATCTCTGCTGGTATAGATCCCGCATTTGTACTAACGGTAGGCAAAAGAGATCTGCTCTCACAGAATGGCTGGAACATCTTCTTTGATAAAGTGCCTGACAGGCCCTATAACAGCTATCCGCTGACGATCAAAAAGACTGCTGTCTCTGTAAGGACGGAAGGTAGCCGCACAATCGCGCGTATAGGCCCTGTTTCGGCCGGAAAGTTCTCCGGTAACCTGGAAGTGACGTTTTATAACGGAAGCCCGTTATTCAATGTCGCTGCGGTGATCAGTACAGAGGCACAGGCGAAGGCCATTGTCTTTGATGCCGGGATGATGAGCAAAACACCTGACTGGCAACAGATATCCTGGATGAATACCAGGGATAGTCTTCAACAGGCTGCTGTTACCACCAGTGATACTGCCCGTCACCTGGCGGTGAAATACAGGGCTATTACCGCCGCGGGCAAACAGGGCGCCATGACGGTCTTCCCTCCCCCACACCAGTATTTTTATCCGCTGGATGAAGCTTTCAACCTGGACTTCACCTGGTATGGCAATCAATACCGCCACATGGTCAATGGCTATGGCATCGGCATACGGCAGGAACTACAGGGTGACAAGCGCTTCGTACCCTGGTTCAACGCGCCTCCCGGCACACAGCAACGCCTTAACTTCTTCTGCCTCCTCAGCCAGGAGCAGGATACCGCTCCTTTCACTGCTGTGAAAGCCTTTACGCACAATGACCGGTATGTGCAGTTACCCGGCTTTAAAACCATGTCCAGTCACTTCCATAATGAGTTCGTGATGAACGTCATCATGGCTGGCAAACGGGTGCCGGAACATCCGGAATTTGTCCAGGTCTTCAAAGACATGGGTGTCGACATTGTACACCTGGCGGAGTTCCATTATACAGCTGATCCCCGTGGACCAGATGACAAACGCCTGCCACAGCTGAAAGCACTGTTTGACCTGTGTGAAAAGCAATCCGATAGATCATTCCTGTTACTACCCGGAGAGGAACCCAATGAGTTCTTCGGCGGTCACTGGCTGAATTTCTTCCCAAAACCGGTATACTGGGTGATGTCCCGCAAAGCGGAACAACCTTATGTGGAAGACAAGCCTGGTTACGGTAAAGTATATCATGTAGGCAATAAGGAAGAGATGTTACAGCTACTGAAAGATGAACAGGGACTGGCCTGGACGGCACATCCGCGTACCAAGGGTTCTGTGAATACGCCTGATATTTATAATCATGCAGCCTTCTTCCAGTCCGACCGCTTTATGGGTGCCGCCTGGAAGGCGATGCCGGCTGATCTCTCCCAGCCTCGCCTGGGCAAACGTGTACTCGATCTCATGGATGATATGAACAACTGGGGTGTTAAAAAGACGGTCATGTGTGAAGCTGACCTCTTCACCATCACGCCGCACAACGAAATGTATGCGCACATGAACGTCAACTACCTGATGCTGGACCAGCTGCCCGCCTACAAAGACAGCTGGCTGCCTGTGCTGAATACCATGCAGCACGGACGTTTCTTCGGCAGCACCGGGGAAGTCCTGATGCCTTCCCTGCAGATCAACGGACATGTGTCGGGCGACAGCCTGCAACTGCCTGCCGGCGGACTGGCCACGATTGACCTGAAGCTCCGCTGGACCTTCCCCATGAATTTTGTCGAGATCATTTCCGGAGATGGCGAAAAGGTATACCGGGAGAAGATCGCCCTGACAGATACAGAAGCTTTCGGAGAGAAAAGTTTCCGGTTCACCAGCAAACTGGCTGGCCGGAAATGGGTGCGTGTAGAAGCCTGGGACGTGGCTGTAAACGGGGCCTTCAGTCAGACGTTCTGGTTGTTATAG
- a CDS encoding DinB family protein → MHRLLLLVGLCCFQQTIAQVRETRPPATLKSILLAQFKTTWTQQEWFVPVAKGIEGITARQASWRPADSVHSVGELTHHLVFWNKRLLDQFNGKKESAFDGNNNETFDAFTEASWASTVQQLKEVMDGWEKAIQEADEAKLQSWYGNIANMNTHNAYHTGQILYIRKQAHNWDAEKGVK, encoded by the coding sequence ATGCACAGATTGCTGCTGCTGGTCGGCTTATGCTGCTTTCAGCAAACTATCGCCCAGGTCAGGGAGACCAGGCCGCCCGCTACCCTGAAATCTATCTTACTGGCACAGTTTAAAACCACCTGGACCCAACAGGAATGGTTCGTTCCTGTTGCTAAAGGTATAGAAGGAATTACCGCCAGACAGGCCTCCTGGAGGCCGGCCGATTCGGTTCACTCCGTCGGCGAACTGACCCACCACCTGGTCTTCTGGAATAAACGCTTACTTGATCAGTTTAATGGAAAAAAGGAGAGCGCTTTCGATGGTAACAATAATGAAACCTTTGATGCTTTTACCGAAGCATCCTGGGCCAGTACGGTGCAGCAGCTGAAGGAAGTCATGGATGGCTGGGAAAAGGCGATCCAGGAGGCCGATGAAGCAAAGCTGCAATCCTGGTACGGGAATATTGCGAACATGAATACGCATAATGCCTATCATACCGGACAGATACTGTATATCCGTAAACAGGCGCATAACTGGGACGCGGAGAAAGGCGTGAAGTAA
- a CDS encoding SDR family NAD(P)-dependent oxidoreductase: protein MQRKTVLILGANSDVAKAALLRYADKGFRMIAASRSTDELQSFVSQHQRLKELVTILYFDAANFDSHAAFYQQLPEKPHIVVYAAGYLKNNEDALLDFPGSFRMMQVHYAGAVSILNIIAMDKENVRLERIVGLSSLSGVRGRKSNFIYGSTKSAFTQYLAGLRQYLFKRRITVNVIVAGYIRSKMTAGLALPESLMLEPDFIARAVVEAGNGFIIVPGFKWKMIYTILKWMPEQLVAKLP, encoded by the coding sequence ATGCAGAGAAAAACAGTACTCATCCTTGGCGCTAACTCCGATGTAGCAAAGGCAGCCCTGCTTCGCTACGCAGATAAAGGCTTCCGCATGATAGCCGCTTCCCGCAGTACCGATGAACTACAATCGTTTGTTAGCCAGCACCAGCGCCTGAAAGAGCTGGTCACCATTTTATATTTTGATGCGGCAAACTTCGATAGTCATGCTGCTTTCTATCAACAATTACCAGAGAAGCCTCATATTGTTGTGTATGCGGCCGGTTATCTCAAAAACAATGAAGACGCGCTGCTCGACTTTCCCGGTAGTTTCCGGATGATGCAGGTACATTATGCAGGCGCCGTCTCTATACTGAATATCATTGCGATGGATAAAGAGAATGTCCGCCTGGAAAGGATAGTCGGACTCTCTTCTTTGTCCGGTGTGCGCGGAAGGAAGAGCAATTTTATTTATGGTAGTACGAAGTCTGCTTTCACACAATACCTGGCAGGGCTGAGGCAGTATCTGTTTAAGCGGAGGATCACGGTGAATGTGATCGTAGCTGGTTATATCCGCAGTAAGATGACCGCAGGACTTGCGCTGCCTGAGTCGCTGATGCTGGAGCCGGATTTCATTGCAAGGGCAGTGGTAGAAGCGGGCAATGGGTTTATTATAGTACCCGGATTTAAATGGAAGATGATCTATACGATACTGAAATGGATGCCTGAACAATTAGTGGCTAAGTTGCCCTGA
- a CDS encoding TonB-dependent receptor plug domain-containing protein — protein sequence MFSKSTLPLAASILCSLALHAQEKISELDPVTVTATVNPVASSKTGRNLFVIKGEDIARMPVHSIDEVLRYIPGVEVQSKGPMGAGSDIVIRGGTFQQVLVIVDGVRVNDPNTGHFSSYIPVNPAEIDHIEVLKGASSAIYGSDAVGGVIHIITKTFAHNAASTPGKKITAGVTGGAYGLFNANANAYYSTDRLAVNIGGQTNNADGQPLRGIDGYFHLHTVSGSASYRLSDNWKLSYRLSYDSRKFAAQNFYTTFASDTASEQLSTWWQQLNLQYRKDKHAFSLSAGYKNMNDHYVYNPVSVANDNRSKLFQSLAIYEHQFSDHISLIAGGQFQQKNIVSNDRGNHTVNQAAGFASMTATLWNALTLSPAIRLDWDEGSGSELVPQLNASYRTGRFQVRGSAGKTIRNADFTERYNNNNKPLVTSGKIGNPDLKAEGSFSYEAGADYFGKHLRVSSTLFQRRYNDLIDWTTTPYANMPYKGNLSPTGTYSLATNISKMVTSGLEADIQWSKTYHAKHTFSATGGATWLYSDIREGQSSFYISSHARFLLNGMLQYRNQLFAINVNGLYKVRDPQSAANIKGAVTKEYFIANVKADVFLIKNKLSVSAEVDNVFDKSYADLTGAQMPGRWVMGGVRLTL from the coding sequence ATGTTTTCGAAATCAACCTTACCCCTGGCTGCCAGTATCTTATGCTCGTTAGCACTGCATGCTCAGGAAAAAATCAGTGAACTGGATCCGGTAACCGTTACCGCCACTGTCAATCCTGTGGCTAGCTCCAAAACGGGACGAAATCTATTTGTTATCAAGGGTGAAGATATTGCGAGAATGCCGGTACACTCCATCGACGAGGTACTGCGCTATATACCTGGTGTGGAAGTACAATCCAAGGGCCCTATGGGGGCGGGTAGCGATATTGTGATCCGTGGTGGTACCTTCCAGCAGGTACTGGTCATCGTGGATGGGGTACGCGTCAACGACCCTAATACAGGCCATTTCAGCAGCTATATACCCGTAAATCCGGCAGAAATAGATCATATCGAAGTACTGAAAGGCGCTTCTTCCGCTATCTATGGCTCCGACGCCGTAGGCGGTGTTATACACATTATCACAAAAACATTCGCACATAATGCTGCCAGCACGCCCGGCAAAAAGATCACTGCGGGGGTAACCGGTGGTGCATACGGCCTGTTTAATGCCAACGCCAACGCTTATTACAGCACGGACCGGCTGGCAGTGAACATCGGCGGACAAACCAACAATGCGGATGGTCAGCCGTTAAGAGGCATTGATGGTTATTTCCACCTGCACACCGTCTCCGGATCGGCCAGCTACCGGTTGTCGGACAACTGGAAACTGTCTTACCGCCTGAGCTATGACAGCCGGAAGTTCGCCGCACAGAACTTCTACACCACTTTTGCCTCTGACACGGCGAGTGAGCAGCTTTCTACCTGGTGGCAGCAGTTAAACTTACAGTATCGTAAGGATAAGCATGCTTTCAGCCTTTCAGCTGGTTACAAGAATATGAACGACCACTACGTGTATAATCCTGTTTCTGTTGCCAATGACAACCGTAGCAAACTGTTTCAGTCACTGGCTATCTATGAGCATCAATTCAGTGATCATATCAGCCTGATAGCCGGCGGTCAGTTCCAGCAAAAAAACATCGTCTCTAACGACAGGGGTAACCATACCGTAAATCAGGCGGCTGGCTTTGCCTCCATGACAGCGACATTATGGAATGCGCTGACGCTTAGTCCGGCGATACGCCTCGACTGGGATGAAGGCAGTGGTTCCGAACTCGTTCCTCAGTTAAACGCCAGTTACCGGACAGGCAGGTTCCAGGTGAGAGGAAGCGCGGGTAAGACTATCCGTAACGCGGACTTCACCGAGCGTTACAACAATAATAATAAGCCACTGGTTACCAGCGGTAAGATCGGTAACCCTGATCTGAAAGCAGAAGGCTCCTTCAGTTACGAAGCAGGTGCCGACTACTTTGGTAAACACCTGCGTGTATCATCTACCCTGTTCCAGCGCAGGTATAATGACCTGATCGACTGGACCACGACGCCTTACGCCAATATGCCCTACAAAGGCAATCTCTCCCCTACCGGTACCTATTCCCTGGCCACCAACATTTCAAAGATGGTCACCAGTGGTCTGGAAGCTGATATTCAGTGGTCAAAGACCTATCATGCTAAACATACGTTCTCTGCTACCGGTGGCGCCACCTGGCTGTATTCCGATATCCGGGAAGGACAATCGTCCTTCTATATTTCCTCACATGCACGCTTCCTGCTGAATGGTATGTTACAGTACCGCAATCAGCTTTTTGCGATCAATGTGAATGGGCTGTATAAAGTGAGAGATCCGCAGTCTGCCGCCAATATCAAAGGTGCTGTTACTAAAGAATACTTCATAGCAAATGTGAAAGCAGATGTATTCCTCATCAAAAACAAACTGAGCGTATCTGCTGAAGTGGATAACGTATTCGATAAATCATATGCAGACCTTACCGGTGCACAGATGCCCGGTCGCTGGGTGATGGGTGGCGTACGACTGACCTTATAG